Part of the Sphingomonas sp. KR3-1 genome is shown below.
CGCCTGCGCCTCGCCGGCGCCGGTGCGCTGCCGGGCGGCTTCACGGTCGCTTCGGGCGCAGTGGTGGAAGTCGCCACCGCGCAGAGCGCGACGACCATCGCGGGTGACGGCGCGGTCGAGCTCGGCGCGCAGCTGACCATCGGCGCCGGCAATGCCGACAGCAGCTTCGCCGGCGTGCTCACCGGCACGAGCGGCATCACCAAGACCGGCACGGGCACGCTGATCCTGAGCGGCGCCAACAGCTATGGCGGCACCACCGTCCTGACCGGGGGCACGCTGCGCCTCGCGGCGGGCGGGACGCTCGGCACCGGCAATGTCTCGATGACCTCGGGCACGACGCTCGACCTAGCCGGCATCGCCACCACGATCGGCACGCTCGCGGGCGGCGGCACGGTCGCGATCGGCACCGACGGATCGCTCACCACCGGCGGCAGCGGCAACACCAGCTTCGCCGGCTCGATCACCGGCACGCGCGGCGCGCTGGTCAAGACCGGCACCGGCACGCTGACGCTCAGCGGCTCGAACAGCTTCAGCGGCGGCACCACGATCGGTGCCGGCACGCTGGTGGTCGCGGCGGCCAATTCGCTGTCGAACACCGGCACGGTGCGGATCGAGGCGCCCGGCACGCTCCAGATCGGCGTCAGCAAGACCCTGGGCGGCGTCAGCGGCAGCGGCGCGATCGCGCTCGGCGCCAACACGCTGACCGTCAGCACCAGCGGCGCCTATGACTTCGCCGGCACTGCCAGCGGCACCGGCGGCATCGCCAAGGCCGGCACCGGCACCTTCACGCTGAGCGGCGTCAACAGCTATACCGGCACGACCGCGGCGAGCGCGGGCACGCTGCTGGTCAACGGCAGCGTTGCGGGTGACGCCAGCGTGGCGAGCGGCGCGACGCTGGGCGGCACCGGCGCGATCGTCGGCACGGTGACGGTGGCGAGCGGCGGCACCCTGACCGCCGGCACCGCGGGAGCGGCGGGCACGCTGACGCTCGGCAACCTGGTGCTGACCGGCGGCGCGAACCTGAACTATGATCTCGGCGCGGCCAGCATCGCCTCGGCCAGCGACCGTCTGGTCGTCACCGGCGACGTGACGCTGGCGGGCTCGCTCAACATCACCGATGTCGGCCAGTTCGGCACCGGCGTCTATCGCCTGATCGACTATGGCGGCACGCTGACCAACAACGGCATCGCGTTCGGCACCCTGCCGAGCGGCGTGGCGGTCGCCCAGCTCGATCTCCAGACCAGCGTCGCCAACCAGGTCAACCTGGTCGTCTCGGGCGCGCTGCCCGACGTCCAGTTCTGGGATGGCACCGGCACCGGTGGCGACGGCGCGATTGCCGGCGGCGGCGGCAGCTGGAACAACAGCGCCTATAACTGGACCGGCTCGGCCGGGCTGGAGAACACGCGCTGGGGCTCCAAGTTCGCGGTGTTCCAGGGCACCGGCGGCACCGTGACGGTCGATGCCGGGATTTCGTACACCGGCATGCAGTTCATGAACAACGGCTATGTCATCGCCGCGGGCACCGGCACGCTGACGGTGACCTCGGCCGACGGCAGCATCCGCGTCGATGACGGGGTGACCGCGCGCATCGATGCCAGCATCGCCGGCACCGGCGGGCTGACCAAGCTCGACAGCGGCACGCTGATCCTGGGCGGGCAGAACAGCTATACCGGCGCGACTCTCGTCAGCGGCGGCACGCTGCGCCTCGCCGCGAGCAACGCCATCGCGGCGACGTCCGCGGTGACGGTGGCGAAGGGCGCGACGCTCGATATCGCCGCCGCCAATACGCTCGGCGCGCTTGCGGGCGAGGGCGCCGTGGTGCTCAACGCCAACCTGGCGGTGGGTGCCGGCAACGCGACCAGCGCCTTCGCCGGCACGCTCTCGGGCACCGGCCAGCTCAGCAAGACCGGCACCGGCGTGTTCACGCTTGGCGGCACGCAGAGCTACAGCGGCGGCACCAGCATCGACGCGGGCACGCTGCGCCTCTCCGGCGCGACCGTGCTCGGCACCGGCGCAGTGAACGTCGCGACCGGCGCCACGCTCGATCTGGCCGGCAACGCCCTGTCGGTCAGCCGCCTCGCCGGCACCGGCGCGGTCACGCTGGGCACCAGCGGCGCGTTGACCGTCGCGGAGACGGCAGCCGATGGCAGCTTCGGCGGAGTCATCTCGGGCGCGGGCACGCTGATCAAGGCAGGCGCAGGCACGCTGACGCTCACCGGCGCCAACACCTATACCGGCGGCACCCGCATCGATGCCGGCACGCTCGCGCTGACCGCAGCCAACTCGATCAGCACCACCGGCGCGGTCGACATCGCCTCGGCGGGCACGCTGTCGATCGCCACGGCCAAGACCATCGGCACGCTGAGCGGCGCCGGCAGCGTCACGCTGGGCAGCAACACGCTGACCGTGGGCAGCGGCAACGGCAGCAGCAGCTTCTTGGGCGTCGTCTCGGGCACCGGCGCGCTGACCAAGACGGGCACCGGTACGCTGACGCTGGCGGGCGCCAACACCTATACCGGGCTCACCACCATCTCGGGCGGCACGCTGGTGCTCGCCGCCACCGGCAGCCTTGCCGGCGGCGTCAACATCACCTCGGCCACCGGCGTGCTGGATCTCACCGCGGGCAGCAAGACGCTGGCCGGCCTGCGCGGCGTCGCCGGCGCCGCGGTCCAGCTCGGCACCTCCAACCTCGTCATCGCCGGCACCGCGACCGAGACCTGGGCCGGCGTGATCAGCGGCACCGGCAATGTCGAGAAGGCGGGCACCAACACGCTCACCGTCTCGGGTGCCAACAGCTATACCGGCACCACCACGATCAGCGGCGGCATCCTGCGGGCAGGCGCGACCAACGTGATCGCGCTGAGCGCGCTCAACATCGCGGCGGGCCGCTTCGACCTGGCGAGCTTCGACCAGACGATCGCCGGCCTCACCGGCGCGGGCACCGTGACGCTGGGCACCGCCACGCTCACCGTGGGCGGCAACAACGTCAGCACCACCTATGACGGCGTGATCAGCGGCACCGGCAACCTGGTGAAGACCGGCACCGGCACGCTGACGCTCACCGCGGCCAACACCTATTCGGGCTATACCCGCGTCGATGCCGGCAAGCTGGTGGTCAACGGCACGCTCTCCAACACCGCGATGACCGTCGCGGCGGGCGGGCGCCTGGGCGGCACCGGCACCTTCGCCAGCCTCGACGTGGTCGGCACGCTGACGCCGGGCAATTCGGTGGGGACGATCACGACCACCGGCAACGTCACCTTCCGCGCCGGATCGGTCTACGAAGTCGAGACCAATGCGACGATCGGCAGCGACCTGGTCGCCGCGGGCGGCAATGTCGTGATCGAGGGCGGCACGGTGCGCGTGATGCCGCTGGGATCGGGCTATAACGCCTCGACCACCTATCAGATCGTCAGCGCGGGCGGCACGCTGACCGGGAAGTTCGCCGGCGTCACCAGTGACCTGGCGTTCCTCGCGCCGAGCTTGGTCTACACGGCCAATGCCGTGAACCTGGTGCTGCGCCGTACCGACATCGCCTTCGAAGCGGTAGCGGCGACGCCGAACCAGGTGGCGGTGGCCAAGGCGGTCCAGGCGGCCGGCGCGGGCACGGTGTTCAGCCAGGTGCTGGGCCAGGATACTGTCGGCGCGCGCCAGGCCTTCACCCAGCTTTCGGGCGAAGTCTACGCCGCGCTGCCGGCGCTGGCGCTCCACCAGGCCCGCCAGAACCGCGACGCCGTGCTGGATCGCCTCGGCGAGCCGGTAAACGGCGGCGTGTGGCTGCAATATTCGTCGAGCGACATGGATATCGACGCGGACGATGGGCACGCGGCGCTCGGTCGCCGGATGACCGGCGTGCGCGGCGGGCTCGACGCCACGCTCGGCGGCCTGCGCCTCGGCGCGGTCGCCGGGCACGGCACCAGCGACATCCGCGCGGACGGGCTCGCGAGCCGCGCGACGATGACCGCCACGACCTTCGGCATCTA
Proteins encoded:
- a CDS encoding autotransporter-associated beta strand repeat-containing protein translates to MTAVAANTLSPTRRRNLRPLLLASVFAAGAVPGLAHAQTVVSANTSTSTSTNVGGEATVTVNPGVTVTYTGTSRWIGYTTAPTNNGPVITNNGTILATATGARVLDTTGNFTTRSLTVNNNAGAEMRSDEDVIRIYNLATNVAATGTTVTINNAGTMTSINGDGIDLANVSYANLLLTNTGTINAGANGMTFGNGTIEQRGQITAAGTAINSTSTITTLVRNINLRTGSVTRSTGGEGITLAGNSSTNLISIENGATLRGATNGISAGAVTINSAGSITGTSGYGITGTTTAVRSITLSSGSTTQGGTSGINLTGGSNTVNVLGGASVTGVTAGLYLTSTGTNVVTVAANGSVTASGAVDTDGNPDSDGMYLSTVTLSNYGTISGTSYALSGQSSTAHVRDITLYAGSTTSGGISAIDFYGGMNTISVETGATVIGEISGGVTSTGGYDTLKLFGSGVAVIPTISNFEALQVNGGDWTTTQTLNVTTAGATVAQGAILRLGNGGTLGSVNGAIVNNGSLIFNRSDTYTQAAAQTISGTGTLEITGGTYSLLNANSYTGATTITGGALRAGADNAFSAASAITIGAAGTLNLNGFSQTVTGVTGAGNIDLGTAGATLSFGGNNADAVLSGVISGTGNLTKIGTGLLTLSGANSFLGLTTIDSGSLRVTGALASGVAMNTGTLSGNGTIAGAVTMAAGTVIAPGSLGTAGTLRTGSLVLDAGTTLAFDLGAPGTANAAQSDRIIVTGDLTLGGTLAVNDVGGFGMGVYRLIDYTGSLTNNGLTVGTMPAGTDTSLVTIQTSIGQQVNLVYGDAGTLVPAVQFWDGSGSSGDGVISGGSGSWVNGIDNWTRSDGVINDAWGEQFAVFGVTGGTVTVDDAIHFGGMQFMTNGYEIAGGTGTLQAIEAVTSIRVDPGISATISAAISGTGGLAKLDSGTLTLTGANSYTGGTVVNGGRLRLAGAGALPGGFTVASGAVVEVATAQSATTIAGDGAVELGAQLTIGAGNADSSFAGVLTGTSGITKTGTGTLILSGANSYGGTTVLTGGTLRLAAGGTLGTGNVSMTSGTTLDLAGIATTIGTLAGGGTVAIGTDGSLTTGGSGNTSFAGSITGTRGALVKTGTGTLTLSGSNSFSGGTTIGAGTLVVAAANSLSNTGTVRIEAPGTLQIGVSKTLGGVSGSGAIALGANTLTVSTSGAYDFAGTASGTGGIAKAGTGTFTLSGVNSYTGTTAASAGTLLVNGSVAGDASVASGATLGGTGAIVGTVTVASGGTLTAGTAGAAGTLTLGNLVLTGGANLNYDLGAASIASASDRLVVTGDVTLAGSLNITDVGQFGTGVYRLIDYGGTLTNNGIAFGTLPSGVAVAQLDLQTSVANQVNLVVSGALPDVQFWDGTGTGGDGAIAGGGGSWNNSAYNWTGSAGLENTRWGSKFAVFQGTGGTVTVDAGISYTGMQFMNNGYVIAAGTGTLTVTSADGSIRVDDGVTARIDASIAGTGGLTKLDSGTLILGGQNSYTGATLVSGGTLRLAASNAIAATSAVTVAKGATLDIAAANTLGALAGEGAVVLNANLAVGAGNATSAFAGTLSGTGQLSKTGTGVFTLGGTQSYSGGTSIDAGTLRLSGATVLGTGAVNVATGATLDLAGNALSVSRLAGTGAVTLGTSGALTVAETAADGSFGGVISGAGTLIKAGAGTLTLTGANTYTGGTRIDAGTLALTAANSISTTGAVDIASAGTLSIATAKTIGTLSGAGSVTLGSNTLTVGSGNGSSSFLGVVSGTGALTKTGTGTLTLAGANTYTGLTTISGGTLVLAATGSLAGGVNITSATGVLDLTAGSKTLAGLRGVAGAAVQLGTSNLVIAGTATETWAGVISGTGNVEKAGTNTLTVSGANSYTGTTTISGGILRAGATNVIALSALNIAAGRFDLASFDQTIAGLTGAGTVTLGTATLTVGGNNVSTTYDGVISGTGNLVKTGTGTLTLTAANTYSGYTRVDAGKLVVNGTLSNTAMTVAAGGRLGGTGTFASLDVVGTLTPGNSVGTITTTGNVTFRAGSVYEVETNATIGSDLVAAGGNVVIEGGTVRVMPLGSGYNASTTYQIVSAGGTLTGKFAGVTSDLAFLAPSLVYTANAVNLVLRRTDIAFEAVAATPNQVAVAKAVQAAGAGTVFSQVLGQDTVGARQAFTQLSGEVYAALPALALHQARQNRDAVLDRLGEPVNGGVWLQYSSSDMDIDADDGHAALGRRMTGVRGGLDATLGGLRLGAVAGHGTSDIRADGLASRATMTATTFGIYGGYRAGRLKVRLGATVESSLAKAYRSVSIGGFGDTPAGRGTTNIVQAFGEVAYSIALHRWNIEPFVASGASRVAAKHIVETGGLAALELGKVQQGVLGSKAGVRFNGALPVFTGSRLRLTGAVAVQSQDLDKVAARDARFLATGQAFTISGNQPSNTSAALDLGIALDAAGGTLSVRYVGEYASNAQDHGVRATLGWRF